The Periplaneta americana isolate PAMFEO1 chromosome 1, P.americana_PAMFEO1_priV1, whole genome shotgun sequence DNA segment AGTTGTATCTAAATATCTTGTAACAGTACGGCATGTtcgtaaaaattataaataataataataataataataataataataataataataataataaatattatattttcattatcattatcaacatgaAGTTGATATTTAGTTAAGTTAACTTCTAGTTGTATCGCATGTATTttgatagtattattattattattattattattattattattattattaaattttacgtctTGTAATCTTAAGAGTGTCAGTTACTaacaggaaagtaaaaaaaaCCCGATGCTATTGCCAGTagagaacaaaaaataattttgtcctccTAAAATCGAGAAATTGACCACTGtgcgcctgtttcctttctacaaaaagcaacaaaacagcaaaacattcacttgttttcctagtcaccgcccacttgatgcattcctttcgcgacttttaaagagcatcaaattggctgtggttgctaaatagcgctgttgtcaaatgtatttctttcttaaatcaccaattagtaaattgagacaagttgattggagattcatgtttgtgcaacgcaatgaacaatcaaataaatcagacatcaactgattggcgatcagggactgatttgatttgcgtttctgcaaccgggcctaagtgtaaactgaaaactatttttttcaaaatacatcAGAATAAATTGTCTCTTAATAAAAATTTACGATACAGCTTATcaataacaatgaaaatatttataaagacGCGTATTTTTCTTCATAGCTTATGGGATTGATgactattataaaattatatcaaatgtCTTTGTTTAACGTTACACTGCTTAAAATCTATTAAACTTCGATTAAGCATCCGGTAAACAGATCAAAAATTTTAGTCGATCTACAATTCTagggcccggttgcagaaacgcaaatcaaatcagtccctgatcgccaatcagttgatgtctgatttatttgattgttcattgggTTGCACAAACgtaaatctccaatcaacttgtctcaatttactaattgttgatttgagaaagaaaaacatttgacAACatcgctatttagcaaccacagccaatttgatgctcttttaCAGTCGCGAAACGTATGCATCTAGTAGGCGGTgaataggaaaacaagtgaatgctttgctgttttgttgtttttgtagAAGGGAAACAGCGGATTGTATTTGTATAGACtatgaagcaaacaaaaaacgTAAGGGGGCCCAATTTTTCTGACAATGATAGAGCCCTCTTATTGAACATCATAGAGAGCTTTATGCATATCATTGAAAATAAGAAGACAGATAGTGTTTGGGTGAAGCAGAAAGAGGAGGCCTGGAAGAAAACTGCTTCAGAATTTAATGAAGCTACATATGAGGTTGCAAGAACACCCCAGCAATTAAAGATTGCATATGAAAACTACAAAAGGAGAACCAAGAAACTTGCAGCTGACGATAAGGTAGGCCTAAGCTGTGACGTATAATTTTTACCTATTTCTAGATTTATTAATGGACAGTTACGTTTTTGTGGCATTCCATAAATATTATTACGTCTCAAAAATATAGAGGGAGatttaaattcataattattttcttctaactagTTTCTTGACCTACATTGAATCTTTGTTTTTTCCAGGCAGAGCTCTACAAAACTGGTGGAGGAACTTTTAAAAGGAAGCTAGATGCAGATGGCGAAAGACTAATATCCAGGCTGAATTCCCATTTTGCACCTGTGAATAATCCTTGTGACAGTGATGGCCAGTACCAAGTTTTTCAAGTAACAGAACAGGATTGCAATATACTGGAGGTAAGAATATATAACCTTAGTTTGACATAATTTGGGTAGgcctaaaaaaagtaaaaaatatccATCTACATTATCCATCATCATCCCATCactcagaatataaaaatatcGATTGAGGtggtgaaatggaaatataattggAGTAGATGAACTTCATTTtgcctttaatttatttacagtctTATAACCCTATTTTATAAGAAACCAGCTCACAGCAAACAAcaatacattaacaaaaaaaattaagcaaatttttCGGCTAAATAGTGCCATTCAGTTCAAAcacaaaacaaataactttccaGTTTGTGTATTTATATTGAATACTTCATCTTGTTTTACAGGATAGCCATGAAACTTTATTTGATGGAGCTGTGTCTATAGTGCACCCTGCTCGTTTGCATTCAACTTCTGGTCATGATGTCACTGGGGACAAATATGGAGATGAGGCCTCATCTATTCCGCCGTCCCCGTCTTCTGCAAATCAACAAGATTCATTGTCAGCAGGTCGTCATTTGTCATCAGAAATTACACCAATAAACCTACTGACAGGAAGCAGGAGTGGAATAATTAGGCCCAGATCAAGATCACAAAGAAGCAGGCTGGAAGACTATACGCCCAGTAAAACTGATTTTAATGAATTAAGGTGTCGACTTCTGATCGAAAAACAtgaaatggaaatggaaatttTAAAAACTAATCTACAAGTGGCCCAAGTAGAGTTAGAGATTAAAAGGGCAATTCTagccaaagaaaataaataaataaagtttgcaTCAAAAATAAAAGAACTAATTAATTACGAGTATTTTGCTCACCTTTCTGCCAGTGTTGTAAAGTGTGTATTTATTAGTGTAGTTCTGACTGTGTTCCCTCCATTTCTCCTTCTTCCCATAGGTGCTTCACCCTCATCAGCTTGTGGGTAGAATCTTGCAATGAGATCTTCATCAGGAGGTGGGGGATTATTTTCTCCTCTCTCCAACAATAAATTGTGGATGGCAAAACATGCAACAATGCATTCTAGTGTTGTTGATCGTTGCCTTCCCAACTTGAAACGGAGACCCAACGATAAGCATGGAAACCTTCTTTTTACCACGCCAAATGCTCGCTCTATACAGTTTCGAGTGTATATATGTGTTGAATTATACAACTCCTCTGCTTCTGTCGTGGGGTTTGCTAGGGGAGTCAACAAGAAATTTGAACATGCATAGCCTCCATCACCCAaaagaattccatttcccatctctctgtttacgaattgagctcgtaacctactcattaaaaatattgtgctgtcatgtgtagaaccctgccaacgggctacaacattccagaatttcaatgatggtgtacatattgcctgtacattcacagaaaagaaaccttttctattgcGATAAAGTTCAGCGTCATTTccaccaggtgattggatggggatgtgagtgCAATCTATACATCCAAtgactcttggaaatcctgacatggctgaaaattctctctggatttcaagtcGTTCCCTGTCTGAGGTTGGAGGCTTTATGAAATCCTGCGAAAGCAAAGCAATTTCATGTGTAACATCCCttactactcggcaaatagttgatttgtggaccccaaCAAGATCACCCAAGACCGCTTGAAAAGTTCCGACAGCATAAAATCGCAGCGTTATTAGAagttggttcataggagaaagtggtaagtttctatttgtctgtctgcatatatttgctTCAATTTTCGAAAGTaaaaaaacacacgaatccttacttaacctaaatctctGTTCAAATTCTCtctcattatacataaaaaacaattcatgtctgtcGCGGAAATGCcgtcttcttaataatatttcttcatattgttcgaaaatttcttcatcagaagaatccattactacgtcgaaaacaatattattacgctGTAACTAATTGTTATATAAATTACAGTATGCACAATGAACAGAACAACATATACTTGATCAGTGATCAGTCACTTAACCAGCGAAAATCTTGTGATCAAATCTGacggaagactgatctccgatcaaatactgattgttctttctgcaacagaaatagaactgatggccaatcaaaccctccttgatcgccaatcatattttgatcagtgtttctGCAACTGGGCCTAGAAATTGTAATTCACACCCTAAAAACCCCGAGAAAGTTTATAACTTAGATCTACAGTAATAACTCCTAAACTGTAGACAAACTTACAAACAATATTTGTAGTTCCTTTTTGTTTATTCTTTACTCAACTgctcgaagacagatctgaacatcACAAATTAAAGtaacaaggcaccatttatggagcaactaagacaggagataatAGGTCAGCGTGGCCAGTTTCTTTGCCCTGCAGACATATAAGACAATACCTCCCAAGCATTGAAGTAAATactgagaatatttgcttgtaaataataattccacTAAAAAAAATGTCGAGAATACGTGAATGCAGAGACGACATTCTGAACAACTACAAAACAGGTTAGTAACCTACTCAttatagaataaaaatgtaactGTATACATGACTCCATTAATCAAATTTATACCAGTTAAAATACGCGGGAAGTTACTGACAA contains these protein-coding regions:
- the LOC138695116 gene encoding myb/SANT-like DNA-binding domain-containing protein 3, with the translated sequence MKQTKNVRGPNFSDNDRALLLNIIESFMHIIENKKTDSVWVKQKEEAWKKTASEFNEATYEVARTPQQLKIAYENYKRRTKKLAADDKAELYKTGGGTFKRKLDADGERLISRLNSHFAPVNNPCDSDGQYQVFQVTEQDCNILEDSHETLFDGAVSIVHPARLHSTSGHDVTGDKYGDEASSIPPSPSSANQQDSLSAGRHLSSEITPINLLTGSRSGIIRPRSRSQRSRLEDYTPSKTDFNELRCRLLIEKHEMEMEILKTNLQVAQVELEIKRAILAKENK